Within the Pseudonocardia alni genome, the region GGCGGCCCGGAACGACTTCGCGAGCAGCGACATCGCCTTCTCGCACCACAGGTCCGAGACCGGGTTCGAGCCGCAGTAGGTGACCCGCTCCTCGGGCTTCTTGCGGTCGAAGGTGGTGTAGTACCGCGCCGTGTAGCTCTCCACCGCGTGGCAGGTGATGTCCATCCCGGCCGCCGCGGTGACCTGCGGCGGCAGCGTCATCGTCAGCAGCGGGTCGATGACGGCCAGGGTCGGGCGCAGCCGCCAGTGGCTGATCCCGGTCTTGACCTTCATCGACAGGATGTCCAGCACACACATCGCGGTGGACTCCGAGCCGGTGCCCGCCGTCGTCGGGACGGCGATCAGCGGCTTGAGCTGCCCGGGCGGCACCTTCGCGCCGCCGATCGGCTTGTTGATGTAGTCCATCAGCTCGCCGGGGTGGCTGGTGAGCAGGTTGATCGCCTTGGCGGTGTCGATCGCCGACCCGCCCCCGACGGCGACGAAGCCGTCCCACGGACCCTGCGCGCGGGCGTACTCGGTCGCCTTGTTCATCGAGTCGTCGGTCGGCTCGACGTGCACGCCGTCGAAGATCTCGGACTCGATGCCGTAGCGGGACAGGTTGTCGGCGAGGCGCTGCGGCGCGCCGAGCGCGTTCACGCCCGGGTCGGTCACGATCAGGACCCGGGACACGTCGTAGGCCGACAGCTCGAAGCCGACCTCGTCGATCGCGCCCGCGCCGAACTTCAGCGGCGGCGCACCCCAGGTGAAGATCGTCTCCTCGGTGTACTCGGGAACCTCGAACGTCATCAGGTGTACGACCCCTCCGGTGCCTTGCGCAGCTGGTGGATCTGCTCGGCGTCGTGGCCGAACACCATCTGCGCGTTCGTCTGCTCCTGGATGCCGCGCAGCTTCTCCACCGAGGAGAACCAGTCCTCCAGGTTGTTGACGATCGCGGCCGGCGCGGCGGGCGGGCCGTAGCTCGCTCCCATGTAGACCGCGTCCGAGGTGAAGATCATCGTCCCGGTGTCGGGGAGGTCGACGCGCATCGACATGCAGCCGGGGGTGTGCCCCGGGGTCTGGATCATGCTGACGCCGGGGAGCAGCTCGACGTCGCCGGAGACGATCTCCCAGTCGATGCCCTCGTAGTCGGCCTTGAGGTGGGCGCCGTTGAACGGGCCCTCGAAGCCGAGCGCGAACTCCTTCTCCTTGTCCGAGCAGATCATCTTCGCGTTGGTGTTCTTGAACATCTGGGCGTTGCCCGCGTGGTCGAAGTGCAGGTGCGAGAGGACGACGTAGTCGATCTCGTCGAGCCCGACGCCCATCTTGTGCAGCTGCTTGTCCAGGTACTCGTCGTCGGCGACCTGGTCGTAGGGGAAGAACTCCTGCAGACCGGTCGGCGCCCAGCGCGTCTCCCAGTCCGACGGACAGCTGGTGTCCCACAGCAGCTTGCCCTCGTCGGTCTCGACGAGGACGCAGTGCGTGGGCACCTCCACCCAGTCGATCGGGGCGTCCTTCTCGGACCGTGGCTTGATGCTGACACCGGGCTTGAGGAGCAGGAACGGGAGATTGGCGTGCATCGCCCCGCAGGGGATGACGCTGAGCTTGTTCGCCGTGGCCATGAGGGATCCCTTCGTCGCTGGAGGGTTCTGGCAGTTCGTCGCCGGGCCAGTCTCGGGAAGCCCGGGGCAGGCGTCCATGGTCGTATGCGCCTGTCTTGGTCGCAGGACATGGCGCGGACAGACATAGGGTCGGGCGCATGAAGCCGGCTCCGCCGTTCCCCGAGCCCAGCCAGGACGCGATCCTCCAGGCCGTCGGGCAGACAGCGCTGGACCTCGCGGACGTCGGCGACCGCGACGTCATGCTCGGCGCCGTACTGCGCCGCACCCGGGCGCTGCTCGGCGCGGACATGGCCTACTTCAGCCTCAACGACCTGCACTCCGGTACGACCTACATCGAGCTGACCGACGGCGTCCGCACACCGGAGTACCGCGCGATCCGGATGCCGTTCGGCACCGGTGTGCTGGGGCGGGCGGCGGCCGGCGCGGGCACGGTCGCCACCGCGGACTACC harbors:
- a CDS encoding hydroxyacid-oxoacid transhydrogenase, whose product is MTFEVPEYTEETIFTWGAPPLKFGAGAIDEVGFELSAYDVSRVLIVTDPGVNALGAPQRLADNLSRYGIESEIFDGVHVEPTDDSMNKATEYARAQGPWDGFVAVGGGSAIDTAKAINLLTSHPGELMDYINKPIGGAKVPPGQLKPLIAVPTTAGTGSESTAMCVLDILSMKVKTGISHWRLRPTLAVIDPLLTMTLPPQVTAAAGMDITCHAVESYTARYYTTFDRKKPEERVTYCGSNPVSDLWCEKAMSLLAKSFRAAVERGAEDVEARSDMMMAATFAGMGFGNSGVHIPHANAYPIAGMVKDYRPQGYPQDEAMVPHGESVSLTAPEAFRFSFDSAPERHLRAAELMDPRADKVNDPREQLPGVLTRLMRDIGIPNGIGGVGYTEADVPDLVPGTMKQQRLLATCPRTPTEDDIADILTKSVENW
- a CDS encoding N-acyl homoserine lactonase family protein; protein product: MATANKLSVIPCGAMHANLPFLLLKPGVSIKPRSEKDAPIDWVEVPTHCVLVETDEGKLLWDTSCPSDWETRWAPTGLQEFFPYDQVADDEYLDKQLHKMGVGLDEIDYVVLSHLHFDHAGNAQMFKNTNAKMICSDKEKEFALGFEGPFNGAHLKADYEGIDWEIVSGDVELLPGVSMIQTPGHTPGCMSMRVDLPDTGTMIFTSDAVYMGASYGPPAAPAAIVNNLEDWFSSVEKLRGIQEQTNAQMVFGHDAEQIHQLRKAPEGSYT